In Musa acuminata AAA Group cultivar baxijiao chromosome BXJ3-11, Cavendish_Baxijiao_AAA, whole genome shotgun sequence, one DNA window encodes the following:
- the LOC103972717 gene encoding probable CCR4-associated factor 1 homolog 11, with the protein MSSQRGGGGRQHLVVRSVWAWNLEYEFSIIASLVDRFSYVAFDTEFPGFLYRTRRPHRLLPPRLRYAFLKANVDKMELVQLGLTLFDAFGDLPDIGTGGRVGFVWEFNFREFDVRRDPHAPDSVDLLRSSGIDFDRLPLYGIDSGQFAAHLYRSGLVAHCRFCRPHSTRWIAFHSCYDFAYLIKVLGFGGPLPDTLEEFLGLVNLLFGETVDLKHMMRGCKGLSGGLEKAASTLGVPRQAGKSHQAGSDSLVTCQVYLKMKQRFFDDQDAKVACHRGIIYGLQAC; encoded by the coding sequence ATGTCTTcgcaacgaggaggaggagggcggcaaCATTTGGTGGTGCGCTCGGTTTGGGCGTGGAACTTGGAGTACGAGTTCTCCATCATTGCTTCCCTCGTGGATCGCTTCTCTTACGTCGCCTTCGACACGGAGTTTCCCGGCTTCCTCTACAGAACTCGGAGGCCACACCGTCTTCTCCCGCCCAGACTGCGCTACGCCTTCCTCAAGGCCAACGTCGACAAGATGGAGCTCGTCCAACTCGGCCTCACCCTCTTCGACGCCTTCGGCGACCTCCCCGACATCGGCACCGGCGGCAGGGTCGGGTTCGTGTGGGAGTTCAACTTCCGGGAATTCGATGTCCGACGCGACCCCCACGCGCCGGACTCCGTCGACCTGCTCCGTTCCAGTGGCATCGACTTCGACCGGCTCCCCCTCTACGGCATTGACTCCGGCCAGTTCGCCGCCCACCTCTATCGTTCCGGCCTCGTCGCTCATTGCCGTTTCTGCCGCCCGCACTCCACTCGATGGATCGCCTTTCACAGCTGCTACGACTTCGCCTATCTCATCAAGGTGCTGGGGTTCGGCGGGCCTCTGCCCGACACCCTGGAAGAGTTCCTCGGCCTGGTGAACTTGCTCTTCGGAGAGACTGTGGATCTCAAGCACATGATGCGCGGCTGCAAGGGTCTCTCCGGCGGGCTGGAGAAAGCGGCGAGTACCCTCGGGGTGCCACGCCAAGCTGGGAAGTCGCATCAAGCTGGATCAGATAGCTTGGTGACCTGCCAAGTCTATCTGAAGATGAAGCAGAGGTTCTTCGACGACCAAGACGCCAAGGTGGCCTGCCATCGCGGCATCATCTACGGCCTACAAGCCTGCTGA